The Anas platyrhynchos isolate ZD024472 breed Pekin duck chromosome Z, IASCAAS_PekinDuck_T2T, whole genome shotgun sequence genome includes a window with the following:
- the MEX3C gene encoding RNA-binding E3 ubiquitin-protein ligase MEX3C, with product MPSGGGAAASPPPLPSSSSSSSKGQPPPRLLLPPLLLLQPPAALLRHRLAGLGLRHRGQPPGERRRRKGDGTAPPEPPEEEEEEEEEVEEEEEEAEEGDLELDEEEEELEGEEEEEEEEEEEEPAALLPPSSPSLPPLPPPPPPLLPGLGSVLLSPAFDAQEAAAAALYGAGEPRGMMAAGLPPAYSNDGGGGGGGGGGGGAAATNGEQAALLRRKSVNTTECVPVPSSEHVAEIVGRQGCKIKALRAKTNTYIKTPVRGEEPIFVVTGRKEDVAMAKREILSAAEHFSMIRASRNKNGPALGGLPCTPNLPGQTTVQVRVPYRVVGLVVGPKGATIKRIQQQTHTYIVTPSRDKEPVFEVTGMPENVDRAREEIEMHIAMRTGNYIELNEENDFHYNGTDVSFEGGALGSAWLASNPVPPSRARMISNYRNDSSSSLGSGSTDSYFGSNRLADFSPTSPFSTGNFWFGETLPSVGAEELGADSPAYDSFPPPSQTIWSPFEPVNPLAGFANDPTGNAKPQRRGSQPSTPRLSPTLAESLEHPLARRARSDPPGAALPVYIPAFSNGTNSYSSSNGGSTSSSPPESRRKHDCVICFESEVVAALVPCGHNLFCMECANKICEKETPSCPVCQTAVTQAIQIHS from the exons ATGccgagcggcggcggggctgcggcttctccccctcctctcccttcttcttcctcctcctcctccaagggGCAGCCGCCGCCTCGCCTCCTgctgccgccgctgctgctcctgcagccgcccgcCGCCCTCCTGCGCCATCGCCTCGCCGGGCTCGGGCTCCGCCACcgcgggcagcccccgggggagaggaggaggaggaaaggggacGGCACCgcacccccggagccccccgaggaggaggaagaggaggaggaggaggtggaggaagaggaggaggaagccgAGGAGGGGGATCTGGAGctggacgaggaggaggaggagctggagggggaggaagaagaggaagaagaagaggaggaggaggagccggCTGCGCTGCTGCCGCCCTCCTCGCCCTcgctgcctcctcttcctcctcctcctcctcccctgctgccGGGGCTGGGCTCGGTGCTGCTGTCGCCGGCTTTCGATGCccaggaggcggcggcggcggcgctgtaCGGGGCGGGCGAGCCGCGGGGCATGATGGCGGCGGGGCTGCCCCCCGCCTACAGCAACgatggaggaggtggaggaggaggaggaggaggggggggagcagcCGCCACAAACGGCGAGCAGGCGGCGCTGCTCCGCCGAAAAAGCGTCAACACCACCGAGTGTGTCCCCGTGCCCAGCTCCGAGCATGTGGCCGAGATCGTGGGCCGCCAGG GTTGCAAAATCAAAGCGCTGAGGGCCAAGACGAACACGTACATCAAGACCCCCGTTCGCGGCGAAGAACCCATCTTCGTCGTCACCGGGCGGAAAGAGGACGTAGCCATGGCCAAAAGGGAAATCCTCTCGGCCGCCGAGCACTTCTCCATGATCAGAGCGTCGCGGAACAAGAACGGCCCTGCTTTGGGAGGTTTGCCctgtaccccaaaccttcccgGGCAGACCACGGTCCAGGTCAGGGTGCCTTATCGCGTAGTCGGGCTGGTGGTGGGCCCGAAAGGAGCTACCATCAAAAGGATCCAGCAGCAGACCCACACCTACATCGTCACCCCCAGCCGGGACAAGGAACCCGTCTTCGAAGTGACGGGGATGCCGGAGAACGTGGACCGGGCGCGCGAGGAGATCGAGATGCACATCGCCATGCGCACGGGCAACTACATCGAGCTGAACGAGGAGAACGATTTCCACTACAACGGGACCGACGTCAGCTTCGAGGGAGGCGCCTTGGGGTCCGCCTGGCTCGCTTCCAACCCCGTCCCCCCCAGCCGCGCCAGGATGATCTCCAATTACAGGAACGACAGCTCCAGCTCTTTGGGAAGCGGCTCCACCGATTCCTATTTCGGAAGCAATAGATTGGCTGACTTCAGCCCCACCAGTCCCTTCAGCACGGGCAACTTTTGGTTCGGAGAAACGCTGCCTTCCGTGGGCGCCGAAGAGCTCGGGGCCGACTCCCCCGCCTACGACTCCTTCCCGCCGCCGTCCCAAACCATTTGGAGCCCTTTCGAACCCGTCAACCCCCTCGCCGGCTTTGCCAACGACCCCACGGGGAACGCCAAGCCTCAGCGCCGCGGGAGCCAGCCCTCCACCCCTCGCCTGTCGCCCACTTTGGCGGAAAGCTTGGAGCACCCCTTGGCGAGGAGGGCGAGGAGCGATCCCCCCGGCGCCGCTCTTCCCGTCTACATCCCGGCTTTTTCCAACGGTACCAACAGCTACTCCTCTTCCAACGGGGGCTCCACCTCCAGCTCGCCCCCGGAGTCGAGGCGCAAGCACGACTGCGTCATCTGCTTCGAGAGCGAAGTGGTGGCCGCCCTGGTCCCCTGCGGCCACAACCTCTTCTGCATGGAGTGTGCCAACAAGATCTGCGAGAAGGAAACGCCCTCGTGTCCCGTTTGCCAGACAGCTGTTACTCAGGCAATCCAAATCCACTCTTAA
- the SMAD4 gene encoding mothers against decapentaplegic homolog 4 isoform X1 — MDNMSITNTPTSNDACLSIVHSLMCHRQGGESETFAKRAIESLVKKLKEKKDELDSLITAITTNGAHPSKCVTIQRTLDGRLQVAGRKGFPHVIYARLWRWPDLHKNELKHVKYCQYAFDLKCDSVCVNPYHYERVVSPGIDLSGLTLQSSAPSSMLVKDEYVHDYEAQPSLSSAEGHSVQTIQHPPSNRASTEPYSTPAMLAPTEASTTSTTNFPNIPVASTSQPPSILTGSHSDGLLQIASGPQPGTQQNGFTAQPATYHHNSTTTWTGSRTAAYTPTIPHHQNGHLQHHPPMHPGHYWPVHNELAFQPPISNHPAPEYWCSIAYFEMDVQVGETFKVPSSCPIVTVDGYVDPSGGDRFCLGQLSNVHRTEAIERARLHIGKGVQLECKGEGDVWVRCLSDHAVFVQSYYLDREAGRAPGDAVHKIYPSAYIKVFDLRQCHRQMQQQAATAQAAAAAQAAAVAGNIPGPGSVGGIAPAISLSAAAGIGVDDLRRLCILRMSFVKGWGPDYPRQSIKETPCWIEIHLHRALQLLDEVLHTMPIADPQPLD, encoded by the exons ATGGACAATATGTCTATTACTAACACGCCAACAAGTAATGATGCTTGTCTGAGCATTGTTCACAGCTTGATGTGCCATCGCCAAGGTGGAGAGAGTGAAACTTTTGCCAAACGGGCAATTGAAAGTTTAGTTAAAAagctaaaggagaaaaaagatgaaTTGGATTCTTtgattacagctataaccacaAATGGAGCTCATCCTAGCAAGTGCGTTACAATACAGAGAACGCTGGATGGGAGGCTTCAG GTGGCCGGTCGCAAGGGATTCCCTCATGTGATTTACGCTCGTCTTTGGAGGTGGCCCGATCTTCATAAAAATGAACTCAAGCATGTTAAATATTGTCAGTATGCTTTTGACTTAAAATGTGACAGTGTCTGTGTAAATCCTTACCATTATGAGCGTGTAGTATCGCCTGGCATCG atctctCAGGACTGACACTACAGAGTTCTG CCCCATCAAGCATGTTGGTGAAAGACGAATACGTTCACGATTACGAGGCGCAGCCGTCGTTGTCTTCAGCTGAAGGACATTCAGTCCAAACCATCCAGCACCCGCCGAGTAACAGGGCATCTACGGAGCCTTACAGCACCCCAGCCATGTTAGCTCCCACCGAGGCTAGCACTACCAGCACCACTAACTTTCCCAACATTCCTGTGGCTTCAACAA GTCAACCTCCCAGTATATTGACAGGTAGCCATAGTGATGGACTCTTACAGATTGCTTCAGGGCCTCAGCCAGGAACTCAGCAGAATGGGTTTACAGCTCAGCCAGCTACTTACCATCACA atAGTACTACAACTTGGACTGGAAGTCGAACGGCAGCCTACACACCTACCATACCTCACCACCAGAATGGCCATCTTCAGCATCACCCACCTATGCATCCTGGACATTACT GGCCAGTTCACAACGAACTCGCATTCCAGCCTCCTATATCAAATCATCCTG CTCCAGAGTACTGGTGTTCAATTGCGTATTTCGAAATGGACGTGCAAGTCGGGGAGACGTTCAAGGTCCCTTCGAGCTGTCCCATCGTTACCGTCGATGGCTACGTGGATCCCTCCGGAGGAGACCGCTTCTGCCTGGGCCAGCTTTCCAACGTGCATAGAACAGAAGCCATCGAGAGAGCAAG gtTGCACATAGGGAAAGGGGTGCAGCTGGAGTGCAAAGGAGAAGGTGACGTGTGGGTTCGATGCCTCAGTGACCACGCGGTCTTCGTTCAGAGCTACTACCTGGACAGAGAAGCAGGGCGTGCGCCAGGGGATGCTGTTCACAAGATTTACCCAAGTGCATACATAAAG gtgtttgatTTACGCCAGTGTCATCGTCAgatgcagcagcaggctgccacTGCTCAAGCCGCCGCTGCTGCTCAAGCTGCAGCAGTAGCAGGAAACATCCCCGGCCCGGGATCAGTAGGTGGAATAGCCCCAGCCATTA GTttgtcagctgctgctggaatcGGCGTAGATGACCTCCGCCGCTTGTGCATACTCAGGATGAGTTTTGTAAAAGGTTGGGGACCTGATTACCCGAGACAGAGCATCAAAGAGACACCGTGCTGGATTGAAATTCACTTGCACCGTGCCCTCCAGCTTCTAGACGAAGTACTTCATACCATGCCTATCGCCGACCCACAACCTTTAGACTGA
- the SMAD4 gene encoding mothers against decapentaplegic homolog 4 isoform X2, translated as MDNMSITNTPTSNDACLSIVHSLMCHRQGGESETFAKRAIESLVKKLKEKKDELDSLITAITTNGAHPSKCVTIQRTLDGRLQVAGRKGFPHVIYARLWRWPDLHKNELKHVKYCQYAFDLKCDSVCVNPYHYERVVSPGIDLSGLTLQSSAPSSMLVKDEYVHDYEAQPSLSSAEGHSVQTIQHPPSNRASTEPYSTPAMLAPTEASTTSTTNFPNIPVASTNSTTTWTGSRTAAYTPTIPHHQNGHLQHHPPMHPGHYWPVHNELAFQPPISNHPAPEYWCSIAYFEMDVQVGETFKVPSSCPIVTVDGYVDPSGGDRFCLGQLSNVHRTEAIERARLHIGKGVQLECKGEGDVWVRCLSDHAVFVQSYYLDREAGRAPGDAVHKIYPSAYIKVFDLRQCHRQMQQQAATAQAAAAAQAAAVAGNIPGPGSVGGIAPAISLSAAAGIGVDDLRRLCILRMSFVKGWGPDYPRQSIKETPCWIEIHLHRALQLLDEVLHTMPIADPQPLD; from the exons ATGGACAATATGTCTATTACTAACACGCCAACAAGTAATGATGCTTGTCTGAGCATTGTTCACAGCTTGATGTGCCATCGCCAAGGTGGAGAGAGTGAAACTTTTGCCAAACGGGCAATTGAAAGTTTAGTTAAAAagctaaaggagaaaaaagatgaaTTGGATTCTTtgattacagctataaccacaAATGGAGCTCATCCTAGCAAGTGCGTTACAATACAGAGAACGCTGGATGGGAGGCTTCAG GTGGCCGGTCGCAAGGGATTCCCTCATGTGATTTACGCTCGTCTTTGGAGGTGGCCCGATCTTCATAAAAATGAACTCAAGCATGTTAAATATTGTCAGTATGCTTTTGACTTAAAATGTGACAGTGTCTGTGTAAATCCTTACCATTATGAGCGTGTAGTATCGCCTGGCATCG atctctCAGGACTGACACTACAGAGTTCTG CCCCATCAAGCATGTTGGTGAAAGACGAATACGTTCACGATTACGAGGCGCAGCCGTCGTTGTCTTCAGCTGAAGGACATTCAGTCCAAACCATCCAGCACCCGCCGAGTAACAGGGCATCTACGGAGCCTTACAGCACCCCAGCCATGTTAGCTCCCACCGAGGCTAGCACTACCAGCACCACTAACTTTCCCAACATTCCTGTGGCTTCAACAA atAGTACTACAACTTGGACTGGAAGTCGAACGGCAGCCTACACACCTACCATACCTCACCACCAGAATGGCCATCTTCAGCATCACCCACCTATGCATCCTGGACATTACT GGCCAGTTCACAACGAACTCGCATTCCAGCCTCCTATATCAAATCATCCTG CTCCAGAGTACTGGTGTTCAATTGCGTATTTCGAAATGGACGTGCAAGTCGGGGAGACGTTCAAGGTCCCTTCGAGCTGTCCCATCGTTACCGTCGATGGCTACGTGGATCCCTCCGGAGGAGACCGCTTCTGCCTGGGCCAGCTTTCCAACGTGCATAGAACAGAAGCCATCGAGAGAGCAAG gtTGCACATAGGGAAAGGGGTGCAGCTGGAGTGCAAAGGAGAAGGTGACGTGTGGGTTCGATGCCTCAGTGACCACGCGGTCTTCGTTCAGAGCTACTACCTGGACAGAGAAGCAGGGCGTGCGCCAGGGGATGCTGTTCACAAGATTTACCCAAGTGCATACATAAAG gtgtttgatTTACGCCAGTGTCATCGTCAgatgcagcagcaggctgccacTGCTCAAGCCGCCGCTGCTGCTCAAGCTGCAGCAGTAGCAGGAAACATCCCCGGCCCGGGATCAGTAGGTGGAATAGCCCCAGCCATTA GTttgtcagctgctgctggaatcGGCGTAGATGACCTCCGCCGCTTGTGCATACTCAGGATGAGTTTTGTAAAAGGTTGGGGACCTGATTACCCGAGACAGAGCATCAAAGAGACACCGTGCTGGATTGAAATTCACTTGCACCGTGCCCTCCAGCTTCTAGACGAAGTACTTCATACCATGCCTATCGCCGACCCACAACCTTTAGACTGA